The region AGCTTTTAAACAACAGAAAGCTTTATACGACAATGGATTGAGCAACTTAGTTGATTTTACTCAAGCGCTGTATACCCTACAACGCGCAGAGATAGACTACGAAATCGCTCAAAACAATGTGTGGCAATCGCTACTGTTACAAGCATCAGCTTATGGTGATATTCAATATTTGTTAAACGCTATTCCCCTAAAATAAGATAGTATGAATTTAATTCGTTTTGCCCTGCGCAAGCCGATATCTATTATGGTATTGGTAATAGGATTGTTGTTCTTCGGAATAAAGTCTTCTAAAGAGATTCCAGTAGATATACTTCCTGAAATGAACTTACCAGTGGTGTACATTGCCCACTCATTTAATGGGTACACACCACAGCAAATGGAAGGTTATTTCACGAAGATGTATGTGAATATGATGCTTTTCGCCAATGGTATTAAGAGTATCGATACTAAGAATACACAAGGGTTGACCCTGATGAAAATAGAGTTTTACGAGGGTACAGATATGGGAGAGGCTATTGCGTCTATCTCAGCACTGTCTAACCGTTCAGTAATCTTCTTGCCACCAGGAGCACCGCCACCGTTTATTATTCGTTTTGATGCTTCTTCTCAACCTGTTGGGCAGTTAGTATTCCGTTCAGAAACGAAGACGAATAATGAGCTTCAAGATATTGCCAACTTTGCTGCACGTCCTTTCTTGATTAAGATTCCTGGACTGACTACAGCACCACCATTTGGGGGATCGCCTCGTACGATAGAGATTAATATCGACCCAAATAAACTACGCACACACCATATCAGCCCAGAGCAAGTGGTAGAAGCGATTATTAGACAAAACGTAACGATGCCTTCTGGTAACGTATATGTAGGAGACAAGAACTATTTGACTCCTACTAATAATACGCTTAAGACAGTAGCGGAGTTTGGAGATATTCCTTTGTTTAAAGGACAAGTAGATAACGTGTTTATCCGTGATGTTGCAACGGTAAAAGATGGTGCAGATATTACTACAGGATACGCTTTAGTAGATGGAAAACGATCTGTATATATCAACATTGCTAAATCAGGTAAAGCATCTACATATGATGTAGTAGAGAAGTTAAAAGAGTCGTTGCCAATGATTCAGAATAACTTACCTGATGATGTGAAAATCTCTTATGAGTTTGACCAATCAGTGAATGTTATTAATGCGGTAAAGAGTTTAATCGTAGAGGGAGTACTAGGAGCATTGTTAACAGGGTTAATGGTTATGCTGTTCCTAAGAGATCCACGTGGAGCCTTAATCGTGATTATGACTATTCCGATTGCTATTATATCAGCAGTACTATTCTTAAAGATGTTTGGTCAGACGATTAATATTATGACTTTATCTGGATTAGCCTTAGCGATAGGAATCTTGGTGGATGAGAGTACCGTGACCATAGAGAATATACATCAGCACTTTGCCCTTGGCAAGAATAAGGCACAGGCGATATGGGATGCGTGTAAGGAGATTGCGTTCCCTAAGCTGTTAATCTTATTTAGCATCTTGGCGGTATTTGCACCAGCCTTTATGATGACGGGTATTCCAGGAGCATTATTTATGCCATTGGCGATGTCTATTGGATTTGCGATGACAGTATCCTTCTTATTATCTCAGACTTTCGTGCCGATTATGGCTAACTGGCTGATGAAGTATGATCCATCTAAGCACGCGATTCCTGAAGAAGCCAAAGGATTTGATAAGTTTAAGAATAGAGTAGTGGCAGGTATCGAGAAAGTGATGCCAATGAAGAAGATGATTGTTGTAGGATCTATTGTATTGGCGTTTTTATCAGTGGCATTTATGTACCAAAACATTGGTAAAGACGTATTGCCAACAGTGAACTCAAGTCAAGTACAACTGCGTATTACAGCACCTGAGGGGACGCGTATCGAGCATACGGAAATTAAAGTGAAGAAACTGTTGACAGAGTTAGAAGACTTGTTTGGAAAAGAGAAGATAGCGATATCATCAGCTTTCGTAGGACAGCACCCTTCATCGTTTGCGGTAAGCCCTATTTACTTATATAATGCAGGGCCTCACGAAGCTTCTATGCAGATCGCATTTAAAGATTTCGGTGGTAATACAGATGAGTTAAAAGATCAGATACGCGAGCGTATTAAAGAGAAAATGCCAGAGTTAAAACTGACATTCGAACCGATCGAATTAACAGAGAAGATCTTGAGTCAAGGAACAAATACGCCTATCGAGATTAGGGTATCTGGTATGATGCGTAAGATGAATATGATGACAGCTAATAAGTTGTTAGTGAAGTTAAATGAGATAGACTATATGCGTGATCAGAAGATGCCTATCTCAATGAATTATCCATCATACGAAATCAATATAGATAGAGTACGTGCAGCACAGCTTGGCTTAGACGCTATGGATATTGCCAAATCATTAGTAGCTACTACTGCTTCGTCTCGTTATACGAATCGTAATATGTGGGTAGGAGGTATGATGGGTATTGCGTATGATGTACAAGTACAGATGCCTCAAAATCAATTAAACAGTAAGCAGGAATTAGAGAATATTCCGTTGAGCAAGAACTCAGATAGACCTGTGTTAAGTGACGTGGCTACAGTAACAGAGGGCAAAGCACTTGCAGAAAGTTACAATGAGGGAACGATGGGATACATTACTGTGATTGCTAACGTGCATAAAACAGACTTAAATAGAGCAAAAGAAGATGTGGAAAAAGCGATAGCTGAATTAGGTGAATTGCCAAAAGGAGTAAACGTACAGTTAATGGGTATGGCTCCAGTGTTAGATGATACGATGAATAGCTTGGCAAGTGGACTGTTAATTGCTATTATAGTAATCTTCTTAATGCTTACGGCTAACTTCCAATCATTTAAAGTGTCGTTTGTGATCTTGACTACAGTGCCATTTGTTATGTTGGGATCTTTATTATTACTGAAAGCAACGGGGTCTACTGTCAATCTACAGTCTTATATGGGAATCATTATGTCAGTCGGGGTGTCTATTGCCAATGCTGTACTGTTGATTAACAATGCGGAGACATTGAGAAAAACAGGATGGACAGCAACAGCTGCGGCTATAGAGGCTACTAAGCTTCGTATTAGACCAATTGCGATGACAACGATAGCGATGATAGCAGGTATGTTACCTATGGCGATAGGACACGGAGAAGGAAGTGAGCAGGTAGCACCACTGGGAAGAGCAGTTATCGGAGGTTTGTTAGCTTCTACTGTATCTGTGTTGATCATCTTGCCGATGGTATTTGCTTGGGTAATGAATAAAGTGGATAGAACATCTCCATCATTAGACCCAGAAGACGAAGAAAGTACTCATTATTCACCGATTGAAAATAAATAAGAAAATGAAAAGATTATATATAGCACTTGTTAGCCTTGTTGTATTTACGGCGTGTGCAGATAAGAAGACTCCTGAAGTAAAAGACGCAAAAGATGAAAAGGGAGGAATGAATATGGCGATGAATAAAATGGAAACAGTAGCGATAGAGAAGATGAATCCTGCTGTTCCCTTACAACTGCCTGGTGAGTTAAGAGCAGACCAGCGTACAGAGATATTTGCTAAAGTGAACAGTTATGTGACTGACCTAAAAGTAGACATCGGGAGTACAGTAAAGAAAGGACAAGTGATGATGATACTTGACGCTCCAGAGATACAAGCACAGGTAGCAAATGCACAGTCTAAATGGAAAGGACAAGAGGCAATCTATATTGCAACTAAAGCAACGTACGACAGAACAT is a window of Myroides oncorhynchi DNA encoding:
- a CDS encoding efflux RND transporter permease subunit, whose amino-acid sequence is MNLIRFALRKPISIMVLVIGLLFFGIKSSKEIPVDILPEMNLPVVYIAHSFNGYTPQQMEGYFTKMYVNMMLFANGIKSIDTKNTQGLTLMKIEFYEGTDMGEAIASISALSNRSVIFLPPGAPPPFIIRFDASSQPVGQLVFRSETKTNNELQDIANFAARPFLIKIPGLTTAPPFGGSPRTIEINIDPNKLRTHHISPEQVVEAIIRQNVTMPSGNVYVGDKNYLTPTNNTLKTVAEFGDIPLFKGQVDNVFIRDVATVKDGADITTGYALVDGKRSVYINIAKSGKASTYDVVEKLKESLPMIQNNLPDDVKISYEFDQSVNVINAVKSLIVEGVLGALLTGLMVMLFLRDPRGALIVIMTIPIAIISAVLFLKMFGQTINIMTLSGLALAIGILVDESTVTIENIHQHFALGKNKAQAIWDACKEIAFPKLLILFSILAVFAPAFMMTGIPGALFMPLAMSIGFAMTVSFLLSQTFVPIMANWLMKYDPSKHAIPEEAKGFDKFKNRVVAGIEKVMPMKKMIVVGSIVLAFLSVAFMYQNIGKDVLPTVNSSQVQLRITAPEGTRIEHTEIKVKKLLTELEDLFGKEKIAISSAFVGQHPSSFAVSPIYLYNAGPHEASMQIAFKDFGGNTDELKDQIRERIKEKMPELKLTFEPIELTEKILSQGTNTPIEIRVSGMMRKMNMMTANKLLVKLNEIDYMRDQKMPISMNYPSYEINIDRVRAAQLGLDAMDIAKSLVATTASSRYTNRNMWVGGMMGIAYDVQVQMPQNQLNSKQELENIPLSKNSDRPVLSDVATVTEGKALAESYNEGTMGYITVIANVHKTDLNRAKEDVEKAIAELGELPKGVNVQLMGMAPVLDDTMNSLASGLLIAIIVIFLMLTANFQSFKVSFVILTTVPFVMLGSLLLLKATGSTVNLQSYMGIIMSVGVSIANAVLLINNAETLRKTGWTATAAAIEATKLRIRPIAMTTIAMIAGMLPMAIGHGEGSEQVAPLGRAVIGGLLASTVSVLIILPMVFAWVMNKVDRTSPSLDPEDEESTHYSPIENK